From Verrucomicrobiota bacterium, the proteins below share one genomic window:
- a CDS encoding DUF3072 domain-containing protein, with protein MAAKNKSQGENLPSNARKDPDDWVTKDEPSTGAQRSYLHTLATEAGEDLDENLTKGEASKKIEELQQKTGRGSKSE; from the coding sequence ATGGCTGCAAAGAATAAATCCCAAGGAGAAAACCTGCCTTCCAACGCACGGAAAGATCCGGACGATTGGGTTACCAAAGATGAACCCAGTACCGGGGCTCAACGTTCTTACCTGCATACGTTGGCTACGGAAGCCGGTGAAGACCTCGACGAAAATCTTACGAAAGGCGAAGCCTCAAAGAAGATTGAGGAACTGCAGCAAAAGACCGGGCGAGGATCGAAGTCCGAGTAG
- a CDS encoding NAD(P)-dependent oxidoreductase: MARVIVTGGSGKVGRACVAELLHHGYEVFNLDALPPAEERARFTQVDLADYGQTIDALSGVDELYRHVDAIVHLAAIPRPSAYPNAVTFRVNTLSTYNVFEGARKLNIKNVVWASSETLLGLPFEAPPPYIPLDEEYPARPETAYSLSKLLGEEMAKQFCRWDPELKIVGLRFSNVMEPDDYAKFAGFDADPNLRKWNLWAYIDVRDAAQAIRKALEAPLKGFQAFLIANADTVMSRPNAELIAAAYPGVPLSKEVGPNETLQSIEKARRVLGYEPQYSWRSEATVQNRAAG, encoded by the coding sequence ATGGCACGTGTCATTGTGACGGGCGGTAGTGGTAAAGTGGGCCGGGCATGCGTTGCAGAACTCCTGCACCACGGCTACGAAGTGTTCAACCTTGATGCCCTGCCGCCGGCGGAAGAACGCGCCCGGTTCACGCAAGTTGACCTCGCCGACTATGGCCAGACCATCGATGCGCTGTCGGGTGTGGATGAACTCTACCGCCACGTGGACGCTATAGTGCACTTGGCTGCCATCCCGAGGCCCTCGGCATACCCGAATGCCGTGACCTTCAGGGTTAACACGCTAAGCACTTACAACGTCTTTGAAGGCGCGCGCAAGCTGAACATCAAAAACGTGGTGTGGGCGTCCAGCGAAACGCTGCTGGGCCTTCCCTTCGAGGCGCCGCCGCCGTACATCCCGCTGGATGAAGAGTACCCCGCCCGCCCGGAAACCGCGTACTCGCTGTCGAAGCTGTTGGGCGAGGAGATGGCCAAACAATTCTGCCGGTGGGACCCGGAGCTGAAAATTGTGGGGTTACGCTTCTCTAACGTTATGGAACCGGACGACTACGCGAAGTTTGCGGGGTTCGATGCCGATCCGAATCTGCGCAAGTGGAACCTGTGGGCGTACATCGATGTGCGCGACGCCGCTCAGGCGATCCGCAAAGCCCTGGAGGCGCCGCTCAAAGGATTTCAGGCGTTCCTCATCGCCAACGCCGACACCGTCATGAGCAGGCCCAATGCGGAATTGATCGCCGCCGCCTACCCTGGAGTGCCGCTGAGCAAAGAGGTCGGGCCGAACGAGACGCTCCAGTCCATCGAGAAAGCCCGGCGTGTGTTGGGCTACGAACCGCAGTACAGCTGGCGGAGCGAAGCGACCGTTCAGAACCGGGCAGCAGGATGA
- a CDS encoding class I SAM-dependent methyltransferase → MDASIEFVESAGETTLLIDGGQAMQGWEADLMRRSGDILCRYGSEFMEVGLGLGLSALHIASQPTTRRHTVIELYQPVIDHFLARTPALPASLQIIQGDFFAMLPALPQGSVDGLFFDPYLPAETRNDPAFWNAVVPLMVALIRPGGVFVPCFTTQPYFLFMPFFERAIIERRHYTAYPQTAYTVASSGHAFIQCYFTAG, encoded by the coding sequence ATGGACGCCAGCATCGAGTTCGTGGAAAGCGCCGGCGAAACGACCCTTCTGATCGATGGCGGGCAGGCGATGCAGGGCTGGGAGGCGGACCTCATGCGTCGAAGCGGTGATATCCTCTGCCGCTACGGCTCCGAGTTTATGGAGGTGGGCTTGGGTCTCGGGCTCTCGGCGCTGCACATCGCCAGTCAGCCGACCACCCGGCGCCATACCGTCATCGAGCTGTACCAGCCGGTCATCGACCATTTTCTCGCCCGAACCCCCGCTCTGCCCGCGTCCCTCCAGATCATCCAGGGCGACTTCTTCGCCATGCTGCCGGCGTTGCCCCAAGGCAGCGTTGACGGCCTCTTCTTCGACCCGTATTTGCCGGCCGAAACGCGTAACGATCCAGCCTTTTGGAACGCGGTGGTTCCTTTGATGGTAGCGCTTATCCGGCCCGGCGGTGTATTCGTGCCGTGCTTCACGACGCAGCCGTACTTCCTCTTCATGCCCTTTTTTGAGCGCGCCATCATCGAACGCCGGCACTACACCGCCTACCCACAAACTGCTTATACCGTGGCGAGCTCAGGTCACGCATTCATTCAATGCTATTTCACAGCCGGCTGA